tagtagactcgacggctcaacaccaattactaagcttcatggacgctttctcgggttataaccagatccgcatgcacgaggccgatcaggagaagacttcgttcgtaaccagtcaaggactcttctgttacaaagtaatgccattcggcctaAAGAATGCgggggcaacataccaaagactaatgaacaagatgttcgcacagcaaatcgggaggaatgtccaagtctatgtcgatgacatgctggtgaagagccggaaggaggaagaccacctGGAAGATCTTAAGGAAACATTCGGTacgcttcgatcctacaacatgaagctcaatccgggaaagtgcgcattcggcgtaacggcaggcaaattcctaggattcatggtatcccaGAGGGGGATTGaggctaacccggacaaaatccgagccataatagAGATGGCCCCCCCGCGAAATGTGAAGGAGATACAAAGCCTTAACGCCAAGATAGCGGCAttaaatagattcgtgtcgagagccacggacaagtgtttgcccttctttcgCATGTTAAAGAAGTCTTTCGAGTGGACGGACAAGTGTCAGCGAGCATTCGAGGAATTAAAAGCATAAATTCACCACCCTTACTGAGTCCCTCGCAACCTGGTGAAGAACTTTTCCTCTACTTGGCTGTCTCCTCTGTCGCAGTCAGCGCGACCTTAATTAGAGAAGAGGATAATGCACAGAAGCCTGtatactacgccagccgggtactccgcggtgccgaagaaagataccaacctatggagaaactcgcttttgcattggtcacggcggctcgcaagctcaagccctaatttcaagcccataccgtgaacgtaatgaccgacaagcccttgcgaagggcattgagtaatcctgaagccgcaggtcgactgacgctgtgggcaatagaattaagtgagtttgatatcaagtaccatccacgtgtggccattaaaggacaggctgtagccgacttcatagcagagtttacgcgtGACGAAGAGAAGGTGGCAGAAGAATCCCCCCAGTGGAGCATatacaccgacggatcatccaatcggCGAGCCGGAGGAGCCGGCAtcgtattgctgtcacctgaaggagacaagattgaatgtatggtctgTCTCAACTTCCCCACAAACGAAGATTATGAATGTAAGGGGGAAAGgatgaagagatatcttgatcaagtaagggcgagTGTCGACGGACTAAAAGCAATGGTCGTCCAaatccccaggggagaaaatgagctcgccgatcggctagccaaagccgcttcagcagaacatatgatgacaccgggtaatgtactttcttttgttcaactttctccactaatagaccccgacaacatgcaggagatacgctccgaaagaaactggactacacagataacttcatacttaaaggacgggttactgccagaagagaaggaggcagcaAGAAAACTAAAAGTccaagcggcaaggttcgtcttaataaaagacattctttacaagagaggtttctcccgtccgtATCTAAGATGCCTGGGGGccgaagaggcagactacgtaatgagggaagtacacgaagggatatgcgggaaccattctggatcgcggtcgttggtgcacaaactggtacgagctgggtattactggccaaccatgcagaaggatgccgagtcttacgttaaaagctgcgacaaatgccagaggttcagcaatgttatcggacagccagctgaTGAGCTAACCCttataacggctccatggccgttcgctcagtggggactagatatcatgggacctttcctaACGGCGGTAAGGCAGctgaagttcttggtagtgggtattgactacttcacaaaatgggtagaagcagaagccttggccaccattacagaaaagaacattagaagttttgtctggcggtgcatcgtatgcaggtttggtattcctagagtccttgtctcagataacgggaggcagttcgacaacggccacttccgggatttctgcacacagctaggaataaaaaaccactactcatcacccgcccatcctcaggctaatggccaggttgaagtcacgaaccgatccctgttaaagattatcaagactcggctcgagggggcaaaaagcatatggcccgaagaattgccgagcataCTGTGGGCATACAAGACAACGGCGAGGACCCCAACAGGAGAGACGCCATTCCGACTGACGTACGAGAGCGAGGcggtcatcccagcagaagttgggctcacgagttacagggttcacaaccatgacgagagcaggaatgacgaatctatgaggctacagctggacctgttagatgaggttaggtcggcggcagagcaaaggatcgctagataccaggatcgcatggccagACAGtacaactcccgggtccgacacagagacttccaagtaggagacctcatactcaggaaggtcatgggtgcaactagagaccctacacagggaaaactcggccccaactgggaaggaccttatatagttacgtcatggaaaaggaaaggaatgtACCACCCGGAGACAACGGATGGAGAGAAGCTACAGCAtccatggaatgccgagcatttgagaaaatactaccagtaatagTAACACGGCAAACGGCaaccagtttttttttaagcttttttttaattattagtttttcttttaactgttttttgctacaatcttgtcgtgcctttttaagcccaagggggcaggcacttttcctttacgcatttctattAAGAATAATCAGATAcaattttgatcttctacttggaTGTCATTACAATTGTCCACAAAATGAACGGAAACTAAATAATATcaacaagatggacggatcatcctacagggatgataacttgaagtccacaagatggatggatacaaaatgaagtccacaagatggacggatcatcctacagagATGATtacttgaagtccacaagatggacggatacaaaatgaagtccacaaggtggacggatcatcctacagggatgattacttgaagtccacaagatggacggatacaaaatgaagtccacaagatggacggatcatcctacagggatgattacttgaagtccacaagatggacggatacaaaatgaagtccacaaggtggacggatcatcctacagggatgattacttgaagtccacaagatggacggatacaaaatgaagtccacaaggtgAACAGATCATCTTACAGGGATGATtacttgaagtccacaagatggacggatacaaaatgaagtccacaagatggacggatcgtcctacaaggATGATcacttgaagtccacaagatggacggatacaaaatgaagtccacaaggtggatgGATCATCCCAGAAGGATGACCACTTACAATCCAcgagatggacggatcatccacaaagtggacggaaataaaataaagtccacaagatggacggatcatttTACACAATAAAGTAGAATCCATAAGGTAGATGGGTCATCCCAGAAGGGTGACAACTGGAAATCCAAAATGGACGGATGTAATATAAtatccacaaggtggacggaacATCCTACAAAGGTGACCAGCCCAGACCAAAATGGACGGAACATTCTACAGGTTTCCAAAGAATAAATTCTTAGGATCAAAAATATACCTACACATGCCGGATCCAGTAAGTAGTTAATAGCTGAACGGATATAAATAGGTCAAGCAATGACAATTcgaaagcaaaattaaaaaattcaaacattcaacatataaaatgaagtgCACGGATGCATTTAACAAAAATAGAACATTAAAAGGCAATGTTTGCATATCATCAACAACGGATGAGAATTGTTCCAAAAAgtacataagaaaaaaaaaaaaatccatctacTGAGCTTTGTCTGCATTGTCGACGGACTGAGGAATCACTTCCATGTTAGGCTTAGCTTGATCAACTTTTGCTGGTGCCGACTCTCCGTCACCAAGGGCATTGTCATCAGCAAAGAGGTCATCTGTATCCTATGAGGCAGCAGGCACGACGGATGATTGAACTGGGTCTTTAACTTTGAACTTCGAAATGTCCAAGTCTGGATAAGCTTGTTTGACCTGACGGAGGGCATCCATGAAGCCCTGATGGAAAGAATCGCCCAGCTCAGTAATTAGGGCGTCGGAGTCACGGTATTCACGAACCGCAACATCCTTAGCCTGACGGACTTCATTTTTTAGCTCTACTATCTCCTTGTCCTTGCTCTCTAGAGCCTTCTTTGCCTCCTCCGTCACCTGTTCAAGGCTCTTCCTTGCCTTCTCTGAAAGTTcaagcttcttctccatcttgggTTTCCAGTTTCGCAACTGAAGAAgttcttcctccgtctgctctgCTTTGGCCCGTACGCGATCCAAAGCCGTCTCATGGCTGAGGTaccgtcccatcagccccttcatcatgaccattgcctaaaaaataataacgaTAGTTAAAAAACGAACAATGGGCAAAGAGGATTTAATTTGCATTTGAATAGTAGACGGGCTGTCTTACCTGTGTAATTGCAAATAGGCCCGTCTcacccatggcctccgtcgagtgATTGCCTAAGTCTTTATAATCCTCCGCCGAAATGATGGAGAAAATCTGTTCTAAGGCATGCTTAGAATCCTCTCGAACAAGGACGGGCGGCTTCTCTTGATCCTTCGACGGGCCCTTCATCAGGCCCTTGCCAACCCCATGCTTGATTGGAGTGGCCGTCTTCGGAGGCTCCGCCATAAGTCCCACGACGGGTTCTAAAGATACTTTGGCCTTCTTGGCCTGATGATCCACTTTGGGTTGAGTTTTCCGCCTCGCAGACGGATTGCTTAGGCCCGTCGCAGGGGGAGCGTCATCACCGGTCTTCTTTGCGGCCTTTGCTCGGATCAGAGCTCTTCTCTTGGCGTCATCCATCTCTGAAACATGGACGGGAGAGTTAATTAGCAAAATAAGTTACATAATTTTTCAAGTATAGGGTGACGAGCTTACGCCTCCTTATCTGTGCTTCGTACTTGACGACTGCCGCTGTCGGTTTCGGTCCGTCGCAATACCAGTGAATGGTATTAAGTGTTACCAACTttgcccaagtcctttcctccggcttggtctttgagaaaattttctcaagGAAAGCAAACTCCTTAATGTCAATTTGGGGGCGTCGTCTAACTACAAAAGAAGATAGAGGACGGTTAGATTATATTCAACAAACTTAATAAAGTTAAAGTTTGAAGGACAATCCATACTAGACGGGTGTAAAATGCCCCAAGTAGTGTCAACGGGCATGAAATCCGTGTCCCCCAGACGACCCATCCAACCGTTGCCTTCTAGGAAGAAGTACCGGCTCTTCCAATCCCTATTTGAGTCCGGTGTGTCATAGATGACTTTCAACAACGGACTCCTGGGGACGAAGCTATATATTCCCCTAGACTTATCAATTTCGTCCGGACGGTAACAGTGAAAGAACTCCCTAACCGTCAGCCTCTTTTCTCCGTCAGACATAGCGCCGTACAAGATCTCCATCGCTATAAAAACCCTCCAAGCATTAGGGGAAATCTGATTCACGGATAACCCCAGTTGTCGGAGGAGCTCACGGTGAAGCGAACTCAATGGGAATCTGAGTCCGGCCTTCAACATTTGCTTAAATACCCCGACTCCCTCTACCCCgtcatagtaacacttctccgactTGTAGGGTAGACGGATCGTAACATTTTCTGGGATTTGATAATTATccctaaatgttttaaaatgcTTTTCTTTGATGACAGACGTGAAGTAATTCACCGTCCACTCCGGTAGCATGACGAACTCCCTGAGCCCATCAGCACCAATGACGGATCTAACAATCTGTTCCTCACCGTCATTAGGTCCCTCGTCTTGATCAACCACCTCCAGATCCTCATATGTTGAGGACGAGGAGGAGGAGGACGGACTCCTATCATCTGGACTATCTTGTTCTCGATGACCGGACGGatatacttcctcgtaatccAATCTGTCACGAACAACCGACTGATTActcgacgcactagacatttcctacatgAAACGACAAGAGCCTAAGACTCTGACGGTCTATGTGTCTATAACGGGTGTGGAttgtaaggaaaattaaaacaatattggCTTTAAGAAGAGCACTTACCAATTTTACCAACAAAGTGATGAGGAATGGCACTGACGATTAAAGCAATTGAACGGATCAGCAGAATTTGACGGATACGCTCTGACAGGAGTGACGGGTACGCTCTGACAGGTTAATTTCTATTGAAACTGTAGAAATGAGAGGAATTACTCCCTTATTTATAAGCGAGATGCACGGAAGTCGAAGCATCGCTTCGATCCGAGATAAGTCCCAGTCAGTTTATGACACGTGTCATCATCATTAATGACCTTCGTACAGCCTGTCTATAGTTGGTATGACCGACGGACTCCTCGTTTGCACCGTCATCCTATCTTGCATAAATCCGTCAACTCGTTGTGACTATAAACTTAAAACCTCCTTTTTGTCTTATGGGTCTCATTCCGTCATAAAAAATATCCGTCACGCCCTTACGTTAggatcgtcaccccattgatcctttgtcctaaaagctgacggactattggggtgaagggggcaactgaagatgataaaatataaagCCTGACgggcctaccttaatgggcTTGACGGATAGGAACTGTTGGGCCTGTGTAAAGATGATCCCAtgcgctttgaaggcccatcgctgaaagacacagtaagggcccatgatccgagaTCTCTATCGCTCATTGCCTAGAAAAGCCCTAAGATCCGAAAATGGAAATCCAAATACAAGGGTGATTTTAGGAGACACGCACGCTGAAAATAGATTTCCTCTATAaggaaatccttgctcaccacgctcagaaGAGTTTGaagtagagtcccacatggaaaagactTCGAGACCAAGAAGGAAAAGCCAACTCTCTACCACTATAAAAGACCTAACACCctcgcaaatcaaggtacgcataatttaccctctctagcactctagagttgtgagaagaattctaacttgaccttcggagagtgtttggccggcaccacaccggtgctctctaaaggttttctttcgattgctcttgttgtgcaggttcgctttgagtcgcgagtgcggtgtgacctattggtgatattttcggcatcatcagtgtGGTAGCACACATTTTAGACATTACAGTATAACACTTTTGATGGTCACAGATGGATTGGTGCTATTACTGGCCCTGTTATGCTCTCAACTTTAGAGGATGGGAAGATTGTGAGGGGCCTTGCTGGAATACCTTCAGAGGGTCCAGTCTTGATGGTAGGCTATCCCTTGATAGCCAATATTTTTGGGGAAAGAAATATCCTAGTGAGGGGGATAGCACATCCATTGGCGTTTGTGACAAAAGGCAGTACGCCAGAAATGTTTCTTTCATATTTTGACACATTCAGAATTATGGGGGCAGTTCCTGTCTCAGCATCTAATTTATTCAAGCTTTTGTCTTCGGAGTCCCATGTCCTGCTGTATCCAGGAGGCGTGCATGAGGCTTCTCATCGGAAGGTAGCATTTTACCTTGATTTACTTCTATTAAATACACAAGGAAGTTAAATCCtgtttttttcttccctttctatagtttacttcttttttggtGAATAAAAGTTCAGTATCATGGCTTCAGAAGTCATAAGAATTTTCCTCTTTCCAATGGCTGCAACTCTGGCTGGTTGGGTTAGGTAGCGGTTTCGGTTACTCAACCCCTGCAATGACACCTTTGGCCCCCAGCACAACCTAGCCTCACCATGTCCCTGGTCAACTCTGCTCAGGCCTGCTTGAGTCCCTAGCCTCACCATGTCCCTATGAAGTATTCTTAAAACTAGGCAAATCAATTCCTTATATTGATCATACACATATAACCCATCTTTTGCCTTTTAAAATATGACATATAACTTGAGCTTAGCCCTTTCAGCATTCAATATTACGGAATAAGCAAAAATTGGAAGTCCTCTTTGAAGATGAAGTAGTTGCTGACATTATCAATATAACCAGGTCTCCAATGGACATTTTAGATGAGTGGGTATGGAGAGGAGATCTTGTTGTATGGTACTGTAGTTTGTGATCACATTTAGAGGTTAAGGAACAAAGTCTTGTTTGAAGGATGGCCCATATGTCttgaaaaaataaaggtatCCATTACAAGAGCCATTGTGGAGCACTCTATTTTAAGACAAACATCAAAACCTGCTATTCAGAGGGCACCAAGGAATTCATGCCACTGGTCCAAGCCAGCTGAAGGCACTCTCAAGATAAATGTTGATGCAGCTATAGGAAAATTCACTTCTGTTATTGCAGCTGTTGCAAGAAACTGGAGAGGGGAATTAATATTTGCTTGCTCCAATAAAGCAAACACCAATGTTCCTCTTCAAGTGGAAGCCGAAGCAATAAAATGGGTAGTTTCCCTCGCAAACCAGCTGAACTTTGTGGCAGTCTTAATTGAAGGTGATTGCTTATGCTGCTACCAAGCTATTGACAGCAAGGGACAGGAGGTTCCGTGGAGAATCAGGAATATCATTAGGGAGATTCTCATATCTACTCAGATGTTGCCAAGCCTTTCCTTTTGTTGGGTGCCTAGAGAGGCAAATATGGCAGCCCATATTTTAGCAAAGTGGTCtttgcaaaatatttttgttggctCTTTTGATCTTGGGCACTGCCCTTCCTGTTTAGATGTTGTTATCAGAAAAGAGGCATTGACTTTGTTTTGATGTTGTGTGctttctttaacaaaattttcagttcatcaaaattcaaaaaaataaataaataaataacggATGGTTCACAAACCTTTGGATGAGTTAATGACAATGCTTTggttattattgaatttataggTTATTACTGAAAATTAACTCCCATTCAAccttaatgtttttattattaaaatactaaAGAAATTTACAGTCTAAGGTGAAATGCTAAATGATCTCATCATGCAAAATGTTGTCTTCTCTCCCTCCAGGCTCCTGTGTGATTTATACAATTATATGAATTGACATGTGCAGACATGGTTACTATTTTTCAAATGTATTGATTGTGTATTTCATTTCAACATAAATGAGATGTGGTCTTTACAATATACAACTTTAATAGTTTAGAAATTCTTGGATTTTTGTACTTTCAGGGTGAAGAATACAAGTTAATGTGGCCAGAACAGTCTGAGTTTGTCAGGATGGCTGCAAGATTTGGTGCCAAAATCAAACCTTTTGGTGCTATTGGAGAAGACGATTAGGTGAAGCAAGCTAAGAACTTCactttgtaacattttttttaacaattattaattttcattctATACATATCTTCGTATCTGCATACAACACAGAATTGTAGTTTCTAGCTGGCTAGGCTGCTAGTTGATAGCCACTTGCACGGGTCACCACTTGATGCTTTATTTCTTCCAAATTGTCTTAAATCTAAACATTGAAACCTGGATCTATATTCATAGTCTTGTTAATTTatcttaatttaatattttacttgTATAATGATACTTGTGTTATGAGGAGAGAACCATAATTGCTGAACAAAGGGTTTCTCCCCATAATTTTCTATGTGAATTaaggtgaaattttttatcaGTGTCCCTGTATACAATGAGATAGGGATGTTCTTTTGAGAACGGTATGACATGTTAATTGTTTTGAAGAAAAGTTTAAACTTGACATATCTACATTACCGCTATTTGCTGTTTCTTGCTAGTTTATATTTAGATTCACTTTTTTGTCACTGGGTTTTACTGGTTTTCTCTCTAATGAATAAATGGTTTCTTTCAACTGATAGCTAGTTTTTGATTATGATGACCAAATGAAGATTCCTTTCTTTAAGGATCAAATAGAGAAGATGACAAATGACAACATAAAGTTAAGGTATATCAAGTTCCTCTGGCATTGACTTCCATTGGATCTTTTTCTTTCCATAAATTTGGTCTCAAATTTATTTTGCCTTTTCCTTCCTGTTCCTTATTTTTATATTACCATGATCTTGTATTGTAGGACTGATGCTACTGGGGAGGTGGCAAACCAAGATTTACATTTTCTAGGAATTCTACCAAAATTTCCTGGTCGATTTTATTATTACTTCGGCAAACCCATTGAAACAGAAGGTATGGCTATTAGTTAGATGACCAATTTCTTTGAATGTCTGATGCTAGTAATAAAGTAACGTATCAAGTTAGCctaaagaagaatttttttattaaaaaaaaaaaaaaaattgaaggccTTTTTAAAATGAAAGTGCACCTTTGAAAAAAATGGCTTTATGATATTGCGGTGCATCTAATTGGGACTAACTTAGATATCCCCTAGATTGGAAACAAATTCAATTGGTAGATCATCATGCAAAATACCCAATTCATCAGAAGCAGGCCTAAGAAGAGCAATTTCAAGCAACAATCATCTAGTTGTAATCATATCATCCATGCCATTCTCTTCTCTAATCAGGGAATTTTGTTCAAAACTGCACTGATATGGCATCTCAGTATGGTCATTTATATGATTATAGCTTATCATTTCCAACTGAAAAACATGAATCATGCGTTCTTATGAATTCCTAAATCATACACCCAAGTATAAAGCCAGATATATGGTATAGTAGAGGGTGTTTGTTATGCAGGGTCACATTAGCAAATTAACATTGTAGGTACTGTATTTCAACCTCattcttcaatttttctatATCTTACCTAATCTTAGGACAGTTGTAACCTGTGCCTCTGCTTGAGCAGTAGTCATTGGAAGTTTGAGCTTTAAtaggttgaattttttatgcaagtttttggccttttgtttttctttatgagGTAAGTAAGATGCAAGTAATTGTTaaccttaaattttaaatcatgtTCTGAAGGTTTGAAGCAGGAATTAAAAGACAGGGACAAAGCTCATGAATTATATTTACAACTCAAGTCTGAGGTTGGAAGGTGCCTTGCttatttgaaggaaaaaagagaaagcgaTCCTTACAAAAATTGATTGTCTCGGTTAATTTACCAGGCCACACATGGCTTTACATCTGAAATTCCTAcctttaaactttgaattttttagtgAATATGAAAAGAACAATATAAATTGAGAAATGAGAATGAAGAGACATCATTGAAGAGGTAGCACTAAAAAGTCACCAATGAAGAGTCATGACACTCTAAATACAATTAATAACGATCTGGTGGCCattaataacaattttacaacaacaaaaaaaagttccaaATGAGTGAATGACTTTGTTCAAGTGAAGTATTTCACTTGAGGGAACCTCAAGCGGCTTCAAATAGAAAGTTTGATTTATCTTTGCGCGACGCTAAAGCAatcctgaaaacaaaaactttactCGATCTTCAAGccacacccttttttttttaaagaataatgagtatttttaacacacacacggagagagggaagaaagtcttaaagaaactgacaatggtatatattttaaaatggtCTAACTCTTGGTTACACTACACAAACTTTaaacttcaaacaaaaatttctctacaaataacaattttagagaattcatgaaatttttttatatttttcaaccatTTTACTGAATATGAAAAAAGAGAATGAAGAGACATTATTAAAAAGTAGCCAATGAAGAGTGATACATTCTAAATACAGTTAGCAACAAACAGTAAATGTTAGTAATAGTGAGAATTTTTAGGCTCACTTGTCTACCCAATCtatctataatctatatctgtatatatctaaaagttgaagcataTAATTTACTGTTACTACATTTCTATTGAGGCACATCAGCGGCCACATCATTTACTTATTTTCTACCTTCGTGTTTCTGTTGAGCCACATTAGCGGCCATGTCATTCACTTATTTTCTtcctcttattttctttttttttttaacttttcttctCCCTATTCTTAGatataaagtaataaataaataactcttATTTTCCATATATATTAGTCCAACATCCCCCTCCCTCTTTGCCTCTCTATCGCTCCACTACTCTCTACTTCACCATTACACTTCcttcatcattttctctttcttatattttgacttttcttctcctcattttattttgtataaatttgatatcatttctcccattcaatccatattttttccacaaaaaaattgtaagtattctctctctctctcctttcttttggtggatttttgttctttcttataactctaattaagggtgatggtttttttttttttttttttttaatttgtgctttggtattgtgtttttttttttttttttttttttttttttcccatcacaaagtcttctctctccctttataactttggttgaattttagtttgggtaatacttaggttttttttggaaatagctATGAATTTGCCTACCAATTGTTTgagtattaaattattaaaagtctattttttattcctttggtttcattttaattttggttaaaataacactgtaattttgtgatttatttcttaagagatgagaaatttgaataataaatttgaaacttataaagtttagttgTGTATTAGGCAAATATAACACACTACAAATTAAACATACAAAACAATAGAATGGTATCTTtgtaaagataaaaagatacaaaaaatacttgtagaaatcattttttttaaaagacgaTACTTGAAGTAATTGATGCTTTTATATATTACACGTCAttgcataatatttatatattttcaagCAT
This DNA window, taken from Quercus robur chromosome 2, dhQueRobu3.1, whole genome shotgun sequence, encodes the following:
- the LOC126714544 gene encoding uncharacterized protein LOC126714544, producing the protein MGETGLFAITQAMVMMKGLMGRYLSHETALDRVRAKAEQTEEELLQLRNWKPKMEKKLELSEKARKSLEQVTEEAKKALESKDKEIVELKNEVRQAKDVAVREYRDSDALITELGDSFHQGFMDALRQVKQAYPDLDISKFKVKDPVQSSVVPAAS
- the LOC126714543 gene encoding uncharacterized protein LOC126714543, which produces MLKAGLRFPLSSLHRELLRQLGLSVNQISPNAWRVFIAMEILYGAMSDGEKRLTVREFFHCYRPDEIDKSRGIYSFVPRSPLLKVIYDTPDSNRDWKSRYFFLEGNGWMGRLGDTDFMPVDTTWGILHPSIRRRPQIDIKEFAFLEKIFSKTKPEERTWAKLVTLNTIHWYCDGPKPTAAVVKYEAQIRRRKLVTLYLKNYVTYFAN